From the Manis pentadactyla isolate mManPen7 chromosome 7, mManPen7.hap1, whole genome shotgun sequence genome, one window contains:
- the NEUROD6 gene encoding neurogenic differentiation factor 6: MLTLPFDESVVMPDSQMCRKFSRECEDQKQIKKPESFSKQLVLRGKSIKRAPGEETEKEEEEEDRDEEDENGVPRRRGLRKKKTTKLRLERVKFRRQEANARERNRMHGLNDALDNLRKVVPCYSKTQKLSKIETLRLAKNYIWALSEILRIGKRPDLLTFVQNLCKGLSQPTTNLVAGCLQLNARSFLMGQGGEAAHHTRSPYSTFYPPYHSPELTTPPGHGTLENSKSMKPYNYCSAYESFYESTSPECASPQFEGPLSPPPINYNGIFSLKQEETLDYGKNYNYGMHYCAVPPRGPLGQGAMFRLPTDSHFPYDLHLRSQSLTMQDELSAVFHN, encoded by the coding sequence ATGTTAACACTACCGTTTGATGAGTCTGTTGTAATGCCAGACTCCCAGATGTGCAGAAAGTTTTCTAGAGAATGCGAGGACCAGAAGCAAATAAAGAAACCAGAAAGCTTTTCCAAACAGCTCGTCCTCCGGGGAAAGAGCATCAAAAGGGCCCCTGgagaagaaacagagaaggaggaagaagaggaagacaggGACGAGGAAGATGAAAACGGGGTGCCTAGAAGGAGGGgtcttaggaaaaaaaagacgACCAAGCTCCGACTGGAGAGAGTCAAGTTCAGGAGACAGGAAGCTAATGCGCGTGAGAGGAACAGGATGCACGGCCTCAACGACGCTCTGGACAATTTAAGAAAAGTGGTTCCCTGTTATTCTAAAACTCAAAAACTGTCCAAAATAGAAACTTTACGACTGGCCAAAAACTACATCTGGGCACTCTCTGAAATTCTGAGAATCGGCAAGAGACCTGATCTGCTCACGTTTGTCCAAAACTTATGCAAAGGTCTTTCCCAGCCAACGACAAACTTGGTGGCAGGCTGCTTGCAGCTCAACGCCAGGAGTTTCCTGATGGGTCAGGGTGGGGAGGCTGCGCACCACACAAGGTCACCCTACTCTACTTTCTACCCACCCTACCACAGCCCTGAGCTCACCACTCCCCCAGGGCATGGAACTCTAGAGAATTCCAAGTCCATGAAACCCTACAATTATTGCAGTGCATATGAATCCTTCTATGAAAGCACTTCCCCTGAGTGTGCCAGCCCTCAGTTTGAAGGTCCCTTAAGTCCTCCCCCAATTAACTATAATGGGATATTTTCCCTGAAGCAAGAAGAAACCTTGGACTATGGCAAAAATTACAATTATGGCATGCATTACTGTGCAGTGCCACCCAGGGGTCCCCTTGGGCAGGGTGCCATGTTCAGGTTGCCCACCGACAGCCACTTCCCTTACGACTTACATCTGCGCAGCCAATCTCTCACCATGCAAGATGAATTAAGTGCAGTTTTTCATAattaa